From a region of the Xanthomonas rydalmerensis genome:
- a CDS encoding LysE/ArgO family amino acid transporter, with protein MWLHALLAGLVAGAGLIVAIGAQNAFVLRQGLQRRHVGLVVAVCAASDIALIVLGVSGIGAVVDAWPGVLQALRFGGAAFLGAYALLAARRAWRGSGGLLAQGQDQRSWQRVLLTCLAFTFLNPHVYLDTMVLLGSLSTRYPGHLRWAFALGACLASVTWFCSLGYGARLLQPVFRKPAAWRLLDAAVALFMLGLCVSLLLQPLG; from the coding sequence ATGTGGCTGCACGCACTGTTGGCCGGCCTCGTCGCCGGCGCCGGCCTGATCGTCGCGATCGGCGCGCAGAATGCCTTCGTGCTGCGCCAGGGGCTGCAGCGTCGGCATGTCGGCCTGGTCGTAGCCGTCTGCGCCGCCAGCGACATTGCGCTGATCGTCCTCGGCGTATCCGGCATCGGGGCCGTGGTGGATGCCTGGCCGGGCGTGCTGCAGGCATTGCGCTTCGGCGGCGCGGCCTTCCTCGGCGCGTACGCGTTGCTGGCGGCGCGACGTGCCTGGCGCGGCAGTGGCGGCCTGCTGGCGCAAGGCCAGGATCAGCGGAGTTGGCAGCGCGTCCTGCTGACCTGCCTGGCCTTCACCTTCCTCAATCCACATGTCTACCTGGACACCATGGTGCTGCTGGGCAGCCTCTCCACCCGCTACCCAGGACACTTGCGCTGGGCCTTCGCCCTTGGCGCCTGCCTGGCCAGCGTGACCTGGTTCTGCAGCCTGGGCTATGGCGCGCGGCTACTGCAGCCGGTGTTCCGCAAACCCGCTGCATGGCGGCTGCTGGATGCGGCGGTCGCACTGTTCATGCTGGGGCTGTGCGTCTCGTTGCTGCTGCAGCCTTTGGGGTGA
- a CDS encoding LysR family transcriptional regulator ArgP: MDLLHPQLSAFAAVLEEGSFEAAARRLALTPSAVSQRIKALEDRLGQVLIVRLAPCRPTPAGERLLRSVRPMQVLETEAVADLLPAPAGSAAARSIAIAVNDDSLQTWFLDALAVLHDAHGFLFDIRVDDQDHTLELLRSGAVLGAVTSVGQALQGCNVLPLGAMRYRAIASPAFFDRYFADGLDAAALARAPMIVYNRKDALQARFVRRITRSRLSPPMHYLPTSVGFVEAAARGLGWCLAPEQMLAAALRQRQIVVVDPQRWLDVPLYWQHVAVRSRTLQQIGQAIRSAAQRMHGHVQPV, encoded by the coding sequence ATGGACCTGCTCCACCCCCAGTTGTCCGCCTTCGCCGCCGTGCTGGAAGAAGGGAGTTTCGAGGCCGCCGCGCGCCGCCTGGCGCTGACCCCGTCGGCGGTGTCGCAGCGGATCAAGGCGCTGGAGGACCGGCTCGGCCAGGTGCTGATCGTGCGCCTGGCCCCATGCCGGCCTACGCCCGCCGGCGAGCGCCTGTTGCGTAGCGTGCGACCGATGCAGGTCTTGGAGACCGAGGCAGTGGCCGACCTGCTGCCCGCGCCCGCCGGCAGCGCCGCCGCGCGCAGCATCGCGATCGCGGTCAACGACGACTCGTTGCAGACCTGGTTCCTGGATGCGCTGGCGGTCCTGCACGACGCGCACGGGTTCCTGTTCGACATCCGCGTGGATGACCAGGACCACACGCTGGAGCTGCTGCGCAGTGGCGCGGTGCTCGGTGCCGTTACTTCCGTCGGTCAGGCCTTGCAGGGCTGCAATGTGCTGCCGCTGGGCGCGATGCGCTACCGCGCGATCGCCTCGCCGGCCTTTTTCGACCGCTATTTCGCCGACGGCCTGGATGCGGCGGCGCTGGCCCGCGCCCCGATGATCGTCTACAACCGCAAGGACGCGCTGCAGGCGCGCTTCGTGCGCCGCATCACCCGCTCGCGGCTGAGCCCGCCGATGCACTACCTGCCAACCTCCGTCGGTTTCGTCGAAGCGGCCGCGCGTGGGCTGGGCTGGTGCCTGGCGCCGGAACAGATGCTTGCGGCCGCCTTGCGCCAACGGCAGATCGTCGTCGTCGACCCGCAGCGCTGGCTCGACGTGCCGCTGTACTGGCAGCACGTCGCGGTCCGTTCCAGGACCCTGCAACAGATCGGCCAGGCCATACGCAGTGCGGCGCAGCGCATGCATGGGCACGTGCAGCCGGTCTGA
- a CDS encoding helix-turn-helix domain-containing protein, which translates to MSNVVRLHSAREREQRLHDDVLDAAERCIVENGLGATTFELIAGSADVSCSAVRRQFNDKRSLVQALMERGYERAIRTMWLLQPPPHQDATAFIAGALEDWLVTDANQRRRRLDLEMDLAAARDPELAQYARRLNVSLVQNLGDLLRRMLRDHGWSGSEAEFQARVYAVAAMCGGLHMMMTTGVELNRMHLQLILSESLAGIFSTARG; encoded by the coding sequence ATGTCCAACGTAGTCCGGCTGCACAGCGCCCGCGAACGCGAGCAGCGCCTGCACGATGACGTCCTCGATGCAGCCGAGCGCTGCATCGTCGAGAACGGCCTCGGCGCCACCACCTTCGAACTGATCGCCGGTAGTGCCGACGTTTCGTGCAGCGCGGTGCGCCGACAATTCAACGACAAGCGCAGCCTGGTCCAGGCGTTGATGGAACGCGGCTACGAGCGCGCGATCCGCACGATGTGGCTGCTGCAACCGCCGCCGCACCAGGACGCGACCGCCTTCATCGCCGGTGCCCTCGAAGACTGGCTGGTGACCGACGCCAACCAGCGGCGCCGCCGCCTGGACCTGGAAATGGACCTGGCCGCCGCGCGCGATCCCGAACTGGCGCAGTACGCGCGCCGGCTCAACGTGTCCCTGGTGCAGAACCTGGGCGACCTGCTGCGGCGCATGCTGCGCGACCATGGCTGGAGCGGCAGCGAAGCGGAGTTCCAGGCCCGCGTCTACGCGGTCGCGGCGATGTGCGGCGGCCTGCACATGATGATGACCACTGGCGTGGAGCTCAACCGCATGCACCTGCAGTTGATCCTCAGCGAAAGCCTGGCCGGGATCTTCAGTACCGCGCGCGGGTAG
- the recQ gene encoding DNA helicase RecQ, with protein sequence MSSPAHALLSRVFGYDQFRGPQQDIVEHVAAGHDALVLMPTGGGKSLCYQIPSLLRDGTGIVISPLIALMQDQVEALRQLGVRAEYLNSTLDGETAQRVERALLAGELDLLYVAPERLLTPRFLSLIERSRIALFAIDEAHCVSQWGHDFRPEYRQLTVLHERWPQTPRIALTATADPPTQREIAERLDLAQARHFVSSFDRPNIRYTVVQKDNARRQLLDFLRAHRGSAGIVYCMSRRKVEETAEFLAREGLNALPYHAGLPAEVRADNQRRFLREDGIVMCATIAFGMGIDKPDVRFVAHTDLPKSLEGYYQETGRAGRDGEAAEAWLCYGLGDVVLLKQMIEQGEAGEERKRVERRKLDQLLGYCESMQCRRQVLLASFGETYPQPCGNCDNCLQPADAWDATVAVQKALSCVYRSGQRFGVGHLIDILRGNEGEKIKQFGHDQLSTYGIGKDLDARAWRGVFRQLVATGLLEVDSDAYGGLRLTDASRQVLKGERKIMMRRELPSRGRERGDRSGSPRTGVPVQAQDLPLFNALRDLRAGLAKEQNVPAFVIFHDSTLRNIAEQRPTSLDELARVGGIGGSKLARYGQQLLDVVHAQG encoded by the coding sequence ATGTCTTCCCCCGCCCATGCCTTGCTCAGCCGCGTCTTCGGCTACGACCAGTTCCGCGGCCCGCAACAGGACATCGTCGAACACGTCGCTGCCGGCCACGACGCGCTGGTGCTGATGCCCACCGGCGGCGGCAAGTCGCTGTGCTACCAGATCCCGTCGCTGCTGCGCGACGGCACCGGTATCGTCATCTCGCCGCTGATCGCGCTGATGCAGGACCAGGTCGAGGCGCTGCGCCAGCTCGGCGTGCGCGCCGAGTACCTCAACTCCACCCTGGACGGCGAGACCGCGCAGCGGGTCGAGCGTGCCCTGCTGGCCGGCGAGCTGGACCTGCTGTACGTCGCCCCGGAACGGCTGCTGACCCCGCGCTTCCTGTCGCTGATCGAGCGCAGCCGCATCGCCCTGTTCGCGATCGACGAGGCGCACTGCGTATCGCAATGGGGCCACGACTTCCGGCCCGAGTACCGGCAGCTCACCGTGCTTCACGAGCGCTGGCCGCAGACCCCGCGCATCGCCCTCACCGCCACCGCCGACCCGCCGACCCAGCGCGAGATCGCCGAGCGCCTGGACCTGGCGCAGGCCCGCCACTTCGTCAGCTCCTTCGACCGCCCCAACATCCGCTACACCGTGGTGCAGAAGGACAATGCGCGGCGCCAGCTGCTGGACTTCCTGCGCGCGCACCGCGGCAGCGCCGGCATCGTCTATTGCATGTCGCGGCGCAAGGTCGAGGAGACCGCCGAATTCCTGGCCCGCGAAGGCCTGAACGCCCTGCCCTACCACGCCGGCCTGCCGGCCGAGGTGCGCGCCGACAACCAGCGCCGCTTCCTGCGCGAGGACGGCATCGTGATGTGCGCCACCATCGCCTTCGGCATGGGCATCGACAAGCCCGACGTGCGTTTTGTCGCCCACACCGACCTGCCCAAGTCGCTGGAGGGTTACTACCAAGAGACCGGCCGCGCCGGCCGCGACGGCGAGGCCGCCGAAGCCTGGCTGTGCTACGGGCTGGGCGACGTGGTGCTGCTCAAGCAGATGATCGAGCAGGGCGAGGCCGGCGAAGAGCGCAAGCGCGTGGAACGACGCAAGCTCGACCAGTTGCTGGGCTATTGCGAATCGATGCAGTGCCGCCGCCAGGTGCTGTTGGCCAGCTTCGGCGAGACCTATCCGCAGCCCTGCGGCAACTGCGACAACTGCCTGCAGCCGGCCGATGCCTGGGACGCCACCGTGGCGGTGCAGAAGGCGCTGAGTTGCGTCTACCGCAGTGGCCAGCGGTTCGGCGTCGGCCACCTGATCGACATCCTGCGCGGCAACGAGGGCGAGAAGATCAAGCAGTTCGGCCACGACCAGCTCAGCACCTATGGCATCGGCAAGGACCTGGACGCGCGCGCCTGGCGCGGCGTGTTCCGGCAACTGGTCGCCACCGGCCTGCTGGAAGTGGACAGCGACGCCTACGGCGGCCTGCGCCTCACCGACGCCAGCCGCCAGGTGCTCAAGGGCGAACGCAAGATCATGATGCGCCGCGAACTGCCCAGCCGCGGCCGCGAGCGCGGCGACCGCAGCGGCAGTCCACGTACCGGCGTGCCGGTGCAGGCGCAGGACCTGCCGCTGTTCAACGCCTTGCGCGACCTGCGCGCCGGCCTGGCCAAGGAGCAGAACGTGCCGGCCTTCGTGATCTTCCACGACAGCACCCTGCGCAACATCGCCGAGCAGCGCCCGACCAGCCTGGACGAACTGGCGCGGGTCGGCGGCATCGGCGGCAGCAAGCTGGCCCGCTATGGCCAGCAGTTGCTCGACGTGGTGCACGCGCAGGGCTGA